The sequence below is a genomic window from Nostoc flagelliforme CCNUN1.
AACAGGAACACTTGGCAATTTACCAGTTAAGCCTTTGACGATCGCATTAGCCATTGCTTCAGGATTATAAAGATTCATATCTTTTTGCGAATCGAGAAAGCAACATTCTATCAAGATAGCAGGCATATCTGTATTTTTTAGAACATATAAGTGGGAACCACTCTTAACGCCACGATTAAAAAATCCTAACTTGACGATTTCATCTAATACAGGTTTAGCAATTTTTCTGCCTGTATCGCTAGTTGCAAAAACTTCTGTGCCATTAGCTTGGTTGTTAAAAGCATTAAAATGAATTGAAACAAAAATATCTACTCTACTCGCATTAGCTGTAGAACATCTTTTTGAGAGTGAGTCACGGACTGTACTAGCACTACTTGGTTTACATACTACGACTTCATTTCCTAAAGCTCTTAACTTAGCTATAACTCTATTACCTACATCTAGAGTTAAATTATCCTCAACTTTGATGGCTCTAGCTCCTGTGTCTGGTGGACAATTGTGCCCACTATCAATTCCAAATTTCATGATATTATCCTTAACTTACTTATTTTGATACTGATTCCAAACTCTTCAATTTTGAGAGAAAACGTTTTGCTCCTAAATTTGTTTAGCTACTTGTTGGCAATTTCCACATTATTTTAACCATTAATATACTGATAAAAAAATAAGTTCTTGGCAAACTTTTTAAGCAGATTTTATGTAGCAAAAGCCGCTTTTTGGAAGAAAAAACACAATCCTCATAATTTATCAAAATCGGCAATAATCCGGTGATTGTTGCAATAAATTAAAATGCAGCAATTACCCTCATCCTTAAAATAATAACGCTTCGTAAAAGTAGAAAGCTATGACAATTGTACCTAGTACCGCAAAGGGGAAGTCAAAAGTCAAAAGTCAAAAGTCAAAAGGCTTTAATCTTAGGCTTTCTGGCTGTAATGAAATGGTAGGTTTATTTGCGCCGACCTGTATTACTGCAAGAAGGCAGAGGGGTAAAAGCAAGAAAACCGATAACATCGGCTTTTGACTTCCCCGTTCGCGCAGCGTCCCGTAGGGAATGACTTCCGCCTTACGGTACTAGTACGGCTAAATGACCGGAATCTGTCGGTAGATATTTAACAATCAGCCTGAAAGCAGGTTTAAGATCAAGGTAAAGAAATATTTCGTAGCTTACAGGCATGAAACGCATCGTCTTGGTTGCTGGGTTTGAATCGTTTAACGCTGATTTGTATAGAAAAGCAGCCTTTTTGGCTAACTCTCGCTGTCCTGAGTTGGATATTCGGGTATTTAGCGATCGCGATCTTACCAGCAAACGCACTGAGGTAGAAGCAGCACTTGATGGCGCTGATGTGTTTTTCGGTAGCCTACTATTTG
It includes:
- a CDS encoding N-acetylmuramoyl-L-alanine amidase, encoding MKFGIDSGHNCPPDTGARAIKVEDNLTLDVGNRVIAKLRALGNEVVVCKPSSASTVRDSLSKRCSTANASRVDIFVSIHFNAFNNQANGTEVFATSDTGRKIAKPVLDEIVKLGFFNRGVKSGSHLYVLKNTDMPAILIECCFLDSQKDMNLYNPEAMANAIVKGLTGKLPSVPVNPVQDEEDNADATILRLQKSLNRLKITDRNGKALVEDGFTGANTKSAVEKFQTIVGVQPTGIADSTTWNAINLILAKRIIRANHAGGAVVRYLQYRLGVENDGVYGPQTEVAIKNFQKQNGLDADGIFGPASWQKLIG